One stretch of Piliocolobus tephrosceles isolate RC106 unplaced genomic scaffold, ASM277652v3 unscaffolded_30189, whole genome shotgun sequence DNA includes these proteins:
- the LOC111534215 gene encoding keratin, type I cytoskeletal 18, protein MSFTTRSTFSTNYRSLGSVQAPSYGARPVSSAASVYAGAGGSGSRISVSRSTSFRGGMGSGGLASGMAGGLAGMGGIQNEKETMQSLNDRLASYLDRVRSLETENRRLESKIREHLEKKGPQVRDWSHYFKIIEDLRAQIFANTVDNARIVLQIDNARLAADDFRVKYETELAMRQSVENDIHGLRKVIDDTNVTRLQLETEIEALKEELLFMKKNHEEEVKGLQAQIASSGLTVEVDAPKSQDLAKIMADIRAQYDELARKNREELDKYWSQQIEESTTVVTTQSAEVGAAETTLTELRRTVQSLEIDLDSMRNLKASLENSLREVEARYALQMEQLNGILLHLESELAQTRAEGQRQAQEYEALLNIKVKLEAEIATYRRLLEDGEEFNLGDALDSSNSMQTIQKTTTRRIVDGKVVSETNDTKVLRH, encoded by the exons ATGAGCTTCACCACTCGCTCCACCTTCTCTACCAACTACCGGTCCCTGGGCTCTGTCCAGGCGCCCAGCTACGGCGCCCGGCCGGTCAGCAGCGCGGCCAGTGTCTATGCAGGCGCCGGGGGCTCTGGTTCCCGGATCTCCGTGTCCCGCTCCACCAGCTTCCGGGGCGGCATGGGGTCCGGGGGCCTGGCCTCAGGGATGGCCGGGGGTCTGGCAGGAATGGGAGGCATCCAGAACGAGAAGGAGACCATGCAAAGCCTGAACGACCGCCTGGCCTCTTACCTGGACAGAGTGAGGAGCCTGGAGACCGAGAACCGGAGGCTGGAGAGCAAAATCCGGGAGCACTTGGAGAAGAAGGGACCCCAGGTCAGAGACTGGAGCCATTACTTCAAGATCATCGAGGACCTGAGGGCTCAG ATCTTCGCAAATACTGTGGACAATGCCCGCATCGTTCTGCAGATTGACAATGCCCGTCTTGCTGCTGATGACTTTAGAGTCAA GTATGAGACAGAGCTGGCCATGCGCCAGTCTGTGGAGAATGACATCCATGGGCTCCGCAAGGTCATTGATGACACCAATGTCACTCGACtgcagctggagacagagatcgaggctctcaaggaggagctgctcttCATGAAGAAGAACCACGAAGAG GAAGTAAAAGGCCTACAAGCCCAGATTGCCAGCTCTGGGTTGACCGTGGAGGTAGATGCCCCCAAATCTCAGGACCTCgccaagatcatggcagacaTCCGGGCCCAATATGACGAGCTGGCTCGGAAGAACCGAGAGGAGTTAGACAAGTACTGGTCTCAGCAG ATTGAGGAGAGCACCACAGTGGTCACCACACAGTCCGCCGAGGTTGGAGCTGCTGAGACGACGCTCACAGAGCTGAGACGTACAGTCCAGTCCTTGGAGATCGACCTGGACTCCATGAGAAATCTG AAGGCCagcttggagaacagcctgagggaggtggaggcccgCTACGCCCTACAGATGGAGCAGCTCAATGGGATCCTGCTGCACCTGGAGTCAGAGCTGGCACAGACCCGGGCAGAGGGACAGCGACaggcccaggagtatgaggcccTGCTGAACATCAAGGTCAAGCTGGAAGCTGAGATTGCCACCTACCGCCGCCTGCTGGAAGACGGCGAGGAATTCAA TCTTGGTGATGCCTTGGACAGCAGCAACTCCATGCAAACCATCCAAAAGACCACCACCCGCCGGATAGTGGATGGCAAAGTGGTGTCTGAGACCAACGACACCAAAGTTCTGAGGCATTAa